Genomic DNA from Niallia circulans:
AGCATTCTTTTAGCATCCTGCGGCGTGTTCACATCTCCATTCCCGATAAGTGGAATGTTAATAGATTGCTTAACCTCACGAATAATGTCCCAGTTTGCTTGACCTTCATACAACTGCACTCGAGTACGTCCATGCAGTGACACTGCTGAACCACCGGCACGCTCAACCGCCTGGGCATTTCGCACAGCATATATATGCTCTTCATCCCAGCCCATGCGCATTTTCACTGTAACTGGTTTATCTACCGCTTCAACTACAGCTGAAACCATGTCATAAATCTTATTTGGATCAAGAAGCCATTTTGCACCTGCATCGCATTTCGTAATCTTAGGAACAGGACATCCCATATTGATATCAATAATGTCAGCATTAGTATTTTTATCTACAAACCGAGCCGCTTCTACTAATGTATCCTTTTCTCCACCGAAAATTTGCAAGCTTAGAGGATTTTCTCGTTCATCTATATATAACATATTCATTGTCTTTTGGTTTTTTGAAACAATCCCCTTGTCACTGATCATTTCTGCACAAACCAAACCAGCTCCGAATTCCTTTACTGTTAAGCGAAATGCCGAGTTAGATATTCCTGCCATCGGCGCTAAAACAACACGGTTTTTCATCTCAACATTGCCAATCTTAAACAAGCAATTACCTCCTTCTTGCATTACCTATTAACATTTGGGTCTAACTCTTCTCTGCTTATATTTAAAACTCTAACGATTGAGTCAATAATCTCATCAGAGGGAACTCTGTTTCCTCTTTCTATTTCTCCCAATATCGATACAGACACAAGCAGTTCTTTTGCCAACTTCTCTTGTGTATATCCTTTTAGTTTTCGAAAAGCGCGAATACGTCTTCCCCATTTTTCTGATGTCTCCATACTCTTACTCCTTCTTTATCATGCAAAAGCTCTAGACTTTCTTTTAAATGCGTTGATTTATTCGGTACTTTCACGAAAGGAGCTATCTCTATAAGCGGAATTAATACAAACGCCCGCTCCTCCATTCTTGGATGTGGAATAATTAGCTTCTCTGATTCTATATTTTCGTGATTAAACAATAAAATGTCAAGGTCTATTGTTCGTGGCCCCCATCTTATTATCCTTTTCCTTCCAAGCTTTTGTTCTATATCTTGGCAAGCCCCTAATAAATCAAACGGTGAAAGCAAAGTCCTTACTTGTACAGCTATATTCAAAAACATTTCCTGCTCCTCATACCCTACAGGATCTGTTTCATAAATAGAGGAAACACTTACCACCTCTATACTATTATTTTGTTCTAGCATAAGCACAGCTTCTCTTAAATTTTCTAGCCGTTCACCTATATTTGAACCTAATGATAAAAATGCAGTGTTACTCATTAGCGTTTCCTCAATATCTCAACAGAAACAGATTGATAATGACCAGGAATAGGCGGGTCGGGCTTAATAACACGTACCATTACACCGTGCACTCGATTATAGCTGTTTAGCATTTTATCAGCTATCGCTTCAGCGACAGCTTCAATTAATTTGAACGGTTTACCTTCTACAATTTCCTTGACATCAAAATAAAGCTGCCCATAATTAATGGAATACTCCAAGTTATCTGTTGTGCCTGCTTGTTGTAAATCTGTCTCTACTTCTAAATCAACTATAAATCTTTGTCCTAATTTAGTTTCCTCTTGAAAAACCCCATGATAGCCATAGAATTCCATCTTGTTTAATGCTATCTTATCCACTGTACTGCCCCTTTCCCATTAAAGCATCCATCATGCGCGCCATTCTGGTCATTTCCTTAACATCATGAACTCGAACAATTTGGCAGCCTTTTTGTATACCAAAGCACACTGTAGCTCCCGTTCCTTCCATTCTTTCTGATACAGGCAAATCTAGAACATTACCGATCATAGATTTTTTGGAAGTACCAAGCAGAACAGGATAACCTAACGCTACAAACTTGTCCAAGTTCCGCATCATTTCTAGGTTAGTTGTTAAGTTCTTTGCAAAGCCTATTCCAGGATCAAGAATGATCTTATCTTTGTTAACACCGAATTTTAGAGATATATTAATGCTTTCCTCCATGTCAGCAAGTACATCATCTATGAAAGACTGATAGTCCTGATCGTTGCGATTATGCATAAGGATAATCGGCGCATCATAATCCGCTGCTACAGTAGCGATTTCTGGCTCTCGCTTTGCTCCCCATATATCATTAATAATATGTGCCCCTGCTTCCATAGCTGACCTTGCCACACTTGCCTTATAAGTATCAATAGAGATAGGAACATCCACTTCCTTCGAGAGCAACTCAATAATAGGAGCAACCCGATCGATTTCTTCCTCTGCTGTTATCTCGATATATCCCGGTCTTGTTGATTCCCCGCCAATATCTAAAATATCAGCCCCGTTTTCTACCATTTCCACTGCATGCTTCAGTGCCTTGTCCAGTTGATTATACTTTCCTCCATCTGAAAAAGAATCTGGATTAACATTCAATATCCCCATAATCAGTGTTTTTTCATTAAAAGGAAGTGTATACTTTCCGCAACGTATTTCCTGCATTCACCTATTACCTCCCAGCTCCGCTATTGACCATAATGTCGAACAGCTTTTTTTGTATTCCTTATGAAGCATTTGTACCATTTGGCCAGCTGCTCCTTTATAATTTTTCAATCCAATGCTTTTGATTGGAATAATTTCCTGAATGGAGTTTGTGGCGAAAACCTCATCTGCCTGTAGCAGCTCTTCAGGTAAATAAAGTCCCTCCCTTACCTCTAAACCTGTCCGGTTTGCTTGTGCAAGAATATATTGTCTAGTGATTCCATTCAATATCCCCGTTTCCAAACTCGGTGTGTATAAGACCTTATCTTTTATCCAAAAAAGATTGGAGGTTATCCCTTCAGCAACATAGCCTTCTTTTGTTAGAAAGATCCCTTCCGTCAACAAATCATCACCAATTTCTCTTTTCGCTAAAAGATTATTTAAATAATGGTGTGACTTAAGCCTTTCACTACCCTCTGGTGTATTTCTGTTAATCTTCAGCCATTCTGCTTTTTTCTCTACCAGCTTTTCTATTGCTTGTAATGGTTTCATATACATTATAACGTTTGAATCATTATAGGGAGTTGTTTGAAGTCCTATTTCTCCTATTCCTGCAGAAACATTAAAACGAATATACGCATTTTCCAGACTGTTCTTTGTTAATAATCGCTGGATTATAGCATTTATTTCCTCCCTTTGAAACCTGCGGGTAATATTCAACTGTCCGAGTCCCCTATTCAACCGCTCTAAATGGCTGTCTAATAGGAATGGATGTTTGTTGTATGTGCGAAATGTCTCAAACAATCCGGCTCCATACATAAACCCATGATCAAAAACCGATACATATGCCTTTTCCTTAGGGAGGATTTCTTCATTTATATAAATATACATAATCAGGCGTCCCCTTTTTTATATAGCTCCACAAAGTTAGACAAAAGCTCCATGCCGGCAGTTGTCATAATTGATTCAGGATGAAATTGAACGGCCTCAATGGGCAACTCTTTATGGCGTAAGCCCATAATTTCTCCTGCATCAGTCCAAGCAGATACCTCTAAACAATCAGGCAGGGAGTGTTTCTCTACAATAAGAGAATGATATCTTGTTGCAGGGAAAGGATTTGGAAGCCCCCGAAATATTGTTTTGTTATCATGATGGATAAGGGATGTTTTTCCATGCATTAAGTTTTCAGCTTGAATTACTGTGCCGCCGAACACTTGAGCAATCGCCTGATGCCCTAAGCACACTCCAAAAATAGGAAGCTTTCCAGCAAAAGCCCTAATCGCCTCAAGACTTATCCCTGCTTCATTTGGTGTACACGGCCCTGGTGATATCATTAAATATTCCGGCTGATTCCTTCTTATCTCTTCGATAGATGTCTTATTATTACGGCTGACGGTCAGTTCCTTCCCTAATGAGCCCAAGTATTGCACTAGATTATACGTAAATGAATCATAATTATCGATCATGTATATCATTTTTCCACCTACTTCTCTTCTGCCAGCTCTTTTGCATTCCATAAAGCTCTGGCTTTTTTCATTGATTCCTTATATTCATTACTCGGGACAGAATCGATAACAATTCCAGCTCCTGCTTGTACATAAGCTTTATTGTCCTTCACGAGCATTGTCCTAATCATAATATTTAATTCAACATCGTTATTAAATCCGATCCAGCCTAGTGAACCAGTATACGGCCCTCTCCTGACAGGCTCAAGCTCTTCAATAATTTCCATCGTTCGTATTTTCGGAGCTCCCGTTATCGTTCCTCCTGGAAACATACTGTCAATTAAATCATATTCATCACAGTCAGGAGCAAGCCTGCCTCTTACATTTGATACAATATGCATGACATGTGAATACTTTTCTATCGCCATAAATTCATTAACTTCAACAGAGCCGTATTCACTTACCCTGCCCAGGTCATTTCGCTCTAGGTCAACAAGCATAACATGCTCTGCCCGTTCTTTTTCGCTTCCGATTAGTTCATCCGCAAGCTTTTGATCTTCCTGATCATCTTTCCCTCTTGATCTTGTCCCCGCTATTGGACGTGTACTAATCTCATTGTCCTTTTTCTTCACTAACAGTTCAGGTGAACCGGAAACAAGCTGAAATTCAGGTGTGTGGAAATATCCCATATACGGTGATGGATTCAAAATGCGCAGTTGATTATATACATCTAAAGCTGAAACGCCCAAAGGAGTCATTTGCCGAACCGATAAGTTCACTTGAAAAACGTCTCCCTGAGCAATATAATCTTGTATTTTTCTAACCGATTGCTGGAACTCGTTATCCTTTATCGAAACTTGTTGGCCCTCTGTTTTTTCAGGTGCTATCGTTTGAAGTGTGGAATCTTTTCGCTCATGAAATTTTTTCACTGCTGACTCTACACCATCCTTCACAGCAGTAATATTTTCGTCTTTGTAAAGGTTTGATAACCAAAGCTTCTTTTCCTGCAAATCGTAAACATACCAATTGTCAAAGAGCATGAAGAAAACATCTGGCGTTTCTAAATCATCTGCTGCTAGATTTGGCAGTTCTTCGATATAGCGAATATAATCATAGCTGATGAATCCAATTGCTCCTCCTTGAAACTCAGGAGACTCATGGTTACTCTCCACTTCATATTCCTTCATCTTCCTTTTAACAGAATGGAGCGGGTTGCCTTTAATTATTGTTGTACCATCTATGTCTGCTACTTCAAGTGAATTATTCTTTCCAATCATTGTGACAATAGGGTTCATTGCAGCAATACTGTATCTTCCGCCCCTTCCACTTTCCAAAATGGTATAATATTGCGCTTCCTGAGCCATCTGGATAAACTGTTCATAAAACTGTTCATATGAAATGCTTATACTTCTGCTATAAACCTTATATTTTTTCACTTCACTATCGCTCCTTCGAATTCTCTTTTATCATCATACATGATGAATTGGAGGAAAACCAAAAAAATTTGACAACAAAAAAAGCAGCCGATAGGCTGCTTTTTTTCTTTTCTATTACTCTTCATCAAATTGATACAACGCTGTGCTCAAATAACGTTCTCCGTTACTTGGGATAATTGCTACAACTTTTTTGCCCTTACCTAGTTCTTTAGCAACCTTCAAGGCAGCATAGATCGCAGCACCAGAAGAGATTCCCCCAAGAATACCTTCCTCTTTACCTGCTTTTCTAGCGTAATCGAACGCTTGTTCCGTTGTCACTTGAATGATTTCATCATAAACTTCGCTGTTTAGGATTTCTGGAACAAAGCCTGCACCGATTCCTTGGATTTTGTGGGGACCAGGTTTCCCACCAGATAACACTGGAGAATCTGTTGGTTCCACTGCATAAATTTTAATATCATTATACTTTTCCTTCAGAACTTCTCCAGCACCCGTGATTGTTCCGCCAGTTCCAATTCCGGCGATAAATGCATCCACGCTATCATCACCAAAAGCTGCAATGATTTCTGGTCCTGTAGTGTTTCTATGAACTTCGGGATTAGATACGTTCTTAAATTGCTGTGGAAGGAAATAGCCGTTTTCCTTAGCTAATTCTTCCGCTTTGCGGATAGCACCGCCCATGCCCTCAGGACCTGGTGTCAATACTAGTTCAGCACCGTATGCTCTTAGCAGGTTACGGCGTTCTAAACTCATCGTTTCAGGCATTACAAGGATTGACTTATAACCTTTTGCTGCAGCAACCATTGCTAGCCCAATTCCAGTGTTACCACTAGTAGGTTCAATAATTGTGCTGTCCGGTTTCAAGTCACCGCTCTTTTCAGCTGCTTCTATCATTGCTAGAGCAATACGGTCTTTAACACTGCTTCCAGGATTCATATATTCTAATTTAAGGTATACATCTGCACTTGATTCATCTGTTAAACGGTTTAATTTCACAATAGGAGTTTGACCTATTAAATCTACAACTGAGTTAGCAATACGAGTCATTCTTAATCTCTCCCTTATCTTTAATCCGAGTATATTAATTGGTATTGTATTATTAATTTATCAATGAATGCCTATTTTGTCAATTGATTTGTTCTTATTTTCTGAAAAAAGCCAAACGGATTATTTACTGTAAAAACTTACGATAACACAGAAAAAAGAGCCTGTGCACTTTGGCACTTGGCTCTCATCTTCACTTCGCTTCTTCAAGAAGCTCTTCTAGCTCTTCTTTAGTGAAAAGGTACTTTTCATTACAGAAATGACAGTGTGCTTCAGCCTTTTCATCTGTTGCAATCATATCTTCAAGCTCCGCTTTACCTAAGCTGATGATTGCATTAGTAAACCGTTCTTTAGAGCATGTACATGTAAAGGAAATCGGCATTGTTTCAATAATCTTCAAATTATCTTTTTCGAATATCTCTTCAAGAATTTCCTCTGGAGTAAGACCTCTTTGAATTAATTTGGAAATTGGCGGTATTTGTTGTAATCTCTGCTCAATTTTCGTGATTGTTTCGTCATCTGTTCCCGGTAAAAGCTGAATGATAAAGCCCCCAGCTGCTAGAATTGAATTATCAGGATTTACAAGCACCCCAACACCAACAGATGATGGTACTTGCTCAGAAGTTACTAAATAGTAGGTGAAATCATCTCCAAGCTCACCAGAAACAATCGGTACTTGGCCAGTAAAGTAGTCACGCATGCCAATGTCCTTCACAACAGAAAGCGTTCCTTCTGTCCCAACAGCTCTTCTTACATCTAGTTTTCCATTTTCGTTAAGGTCAAAATGTGTTTGTGGGTTTGTTACGTACCCTCTCACTTCACCCTTTGCATTACCATCAGCCAAAATCGCACCTATAGGTCCGCCGCCGTCAACTTTTACAGTTAATTTTTGATCACCTTTTAGCATCGCTCCCAGCATTGCCGTTGCAGAAAGTGTTCTTCCCAACGCTGCAGATGCAGTCGGCCATGTGTAATGTCTGCGCTGTGCCTCTGCAACTGTCTCTGTGCTTTTTACAGCATATGCTCGCACTTGGTCATTAAAAGCTAATGCTTTTACTAAATAGTCACTCATATAATACCCCTTTTCTAATTAGCTTCTCCCAGCAATATGGTGTTATTTGCTTTCTTTGTTCTTTTTATATATAAGCTGCAATCCCTTTAATGTTAAAAACGGATCTACAATGTCAATCGCATTTGATTCTTGACTAATAAGGTTAGCTAAACCTCCAGTTGCAATAACTTTCGGATTTTCCTTGCTCTGTTCCTTCATTCTTTTTACAATACCCTCAACTTGTCCAACATATCCATATAATATCCCAGATTGCATTGCCGAAACCGTGTTTTTACCAACGACTCCATCAGGGCGGGCAATCTCTATTCTTGGCAGCTTAGCAGCCTTTGAGTAAAGTGCTTCTGTCGCAATATTAATGCCAGGTGCAATTGCTCCACCCATATATTGCTTATGTTCGTTTATATAACAAAAAGTTGTCGCTGTTCCAAAATCTACAACGATTAATGGGCTGCCGTACTCATGAATAGCTGCAACTGCATTCACTATTCTGTCAGCACCAACCTCTTTTGGATTATCATATTTAATGTTTAATCCTGTTTTCGTTCCAGGTCCCACCACTAAAGGTTTAATATTAAAGTACTTCTGACACATTCTCTCTAAAGAGAACATGATAGGAGGAACTACAGAGGAAATGATAATCCCATCAATATCCGAGAATTTCAAACCAACATGATCAAACAAGGACTTGATTATCATGCCATACTCATCCTCTGTTTTAAACCGGTTTGTCTCAATTCTCCAATGTTGAGTCAATTTATCGCCATCATATACTCCAAGCACAATATTTGTATTCCCAATATCAAAAACAAAAATCAAAGTCAGTCACCACTTTTTTAGTATTCTTCAAACACCATCTATTTAAGCAGCGGCTGCCTTCAATAGATGTATGGATTATCAGCACTAAATATCATAACATACGAGCATTTGTAAGTGAAATCCAATGACCTCAGGCAAAATAAAAAAAAGGGATGCACCATGTGCATCCCTTCTCGTAACAGCCTATTCACTGAAGATTAATCTTCTTTAGGCTCTTCATCTTCTTTTTTCATGTTGATGTTAACTTTCACATCATCATTAGTGAAAGAGTCAGCTTTTTTTGAACGATCTGGAAGAACTCCATCCTTATAAAGGCTGTTGATTTGCTCTGCATCCAATGTTTCGATTTCCAACAATGTTTCAGCAATCAAGTTTAGTTTTTCCCTGTTTTCAGTTAAGATTGTTTTCGCTCTTTCATAGCTCTCTTTAATGATGCGTTGAATTTCCTGGTCAATATCGTAAGCAATAGCATCTGAATAGTTTTGCTCATTATTCAAATCTCTGCCAAGGAATACTTGACCTCCTTGCGCTTGGCCAAACTGAAGTGGTCCTAGCTTTTCACTCATTCCATATTCAGTAACCATTTTGCGTGCAATATTTGTTGCTCTTTGGAAGTCATTATGTGCACCAGTGCTGACTTCGCCAAAGACGATGTCTTCTGCCACACGACCACCCAGCAAACCAGTAATCTTATCTAATAACTCTTTTTTCGTCATTAGGAAACGATCTTCTTTAGGAAGCATTACTGCATATCCTCCAGCTTGACCTCTTGGAACGATAGTAACTTTGTGCACCATATCTGCTTCATCAAGAACAACCCCAATGATTGTATGACCAGCTTCATGATAGGCAACAATGTTTCTTTCTTTTTTAGAGATGACACGGCTTTTCTTAGATGGACCAGCGATAACACGATCTGTCGCCTCATCCATATCTTCCATATCAATCTTTTTCTTATCTGATCTTGCAGCAACAAGTGCTGCTTCGTTCAATAGGTTTTCCAAATCTGCACCTGAGAAACCTGGTGTACGCATTGCAATACTCTTTAAGTCAACAGATGAATCTAATGGCTTATTGCGAGCATGTACACGTAATACAGCTTCGCGGCCTGTTACATCAGGTCTGTCAACAGTGATTTGACGGTCAAATCGGCCTGGACGTAATAATGCTGGGTCAAGAATGTCCGGTCGGTTAGTTGCAGCGACAATGATTATCCCTTCGTTTGCACCAAACCCGTCCATTTCAACCAATAGCTGGTTCAAAGTCTGTTCACGCTCGTCATGGCCTCCGCCAAGACCTGCTCCACGCTGACGCCCTACAGCATCAATCTCATCTATAAAGATAATACATGGCGCATTCTTTTTCGCTGTTTCAAATAGGTCACGTACACGAGATGCACCGACCCCTACAAACATTTCTACGAAGTCAGATCCGCTGATGGAGAAGAACGGAACGCCTGCTTCACCTGCTACTGCTCTTGCAAGCAATGTTTTACCTGTACCTGGAGGTCCATTAAGAAGGACACCCTTAGGAATTCTTGCGCCTAACTCAGCAAATTTTCTTGGATCTTTCAGGAATTCTACAACTTCCACTAGCTCTTGCTTCTCTTCATCCGCTCCTGCTACATCTTTAAAACGGACTTTCTTCTTCTCTTCATTATAAAGCTTCGCTTTGCTCTTACCGAAGTTCATAACACGACTGCCGCCGCCTTGCGCTTGGTTAAGCAAGAAGAAGA
This window encodes:
- the dusB gene encoding tRNA dihydrouridine synthase DusB, with the protein product MFKIGNVEMKNRVVLAPMAGISNSAFRLTVKEFGAGLVCAEMISDKGIVSKNQKTMNMLYIDERENPLSLQIFGGEKDTLVEAARFVDKNTNADIIDINMGCPVPKITKCDAGAKWLLDPNKIYDMVSAVVEAVDKPVTVKMRMGWDEEHIYAVRNAQAVERAGGSAVSLHGRTRVQLYEGQANWDIIREVKQSINIPLIGNGDVNTPQDAKRMLEETGCDAVMIGRAALGNPWMIYRTVNYLETGELVEEPTAREKIDVCILHLDRLIELKSEYVAIREMRKHAAWYLKGVPGNGKVRNAVNECETREQLVSVLNSLVLETKEKEIQVG
- a CDS encoding helix-turn-helix domain-containing protein, producing METSEKWGRRIRAFRKLKGYTQEKLAKELLVSVSILGEIERGNRVPSDEIIDSIVRVLNISREELDPNVNR
- the folK gene encoding 2-amino-4-hydroxy-6-hydroxymethyldihydropteridine diphosphokinase, translating into MSNTAFLSLGSNIGERLENLREAVLMLEQNNSIEVVSVSSIYETDPVGYEEQEMFLNIAVQVRTLLSPFDLLGACQDIEQKLGRKRIIRWGPRTIDLDILLFNHENIESEKLIIPHPRMEERAFVLIPLIEIAPFVKVPNKSTHLKESLELLHDKEGVRVWRHQKNGEDVFALFEN
- the folB gene encoding dihydroneopterin aldolase: MDKIALNKMEFYGYHGVFQEETKLGQRFIVDLEVETDLQQAGTTDNLEYSINYGQLYFDVKEIVEGKPFKLIEAVAEAIADKMLNSYNRVHGVMVRVIKPDPPIPGHYQSVSVEILRKR
- the folP gene encoding dihydropteroate synthase, whose product is MQEIRCGKYTLPFNEKTLIMGILNVNPDSFSDGGKYNQLDKALKHAVEMVENGADILDIGGESTRPGYIEITAEEEIDRVAPIIELLSKEVDVPISIDTYKASVARSAMEAGAHIINDIWGAKREPEIATVAADYDAPIILMHNRNDQDYQSFIDDVLADMEESINISLKFGVNKDKIILDPGIGFAKNLTTNLEMMRNLDKFVALGYPVLLGTSKKSMIGNVLDLPVSERMEGTGATVCFGIQKGCQIVRVHDVKEMTRMARMMDALMGKGQYSG
- the pabC gene encoding aminodeoxychorismate lyase, whose protein sequence is MYIYINEEILPKEKAYVSVFDHGFMYGAGLFETFRTYNKHPFLLDSHLERLNRGLGQLNITRRFQREEINAIIQRLLTKNSLENAYIRFNVSAGIGEIGLQTTPYNDSNVIMYMKPLQAIEKLVEKKAEWLKINRNTPEGSERLKSHHYLNNLLAKREIGDDLLTEGIFLTKEGYVAEGITSNLFWIKDKVLYTPSLETGILNGITRQYILAQANRTGLEVREGLYLPEELLQADEVFATNSIQEIIPIKSIGLKNYKGAAGQMVQMLHKEYKKSCSTLWSIAELGGNR
- the pabA gene encoding aminodeoxychorismate/anthranilate synthase component II, coding for MIYMIDNYDSFTYNLVQYLGSLGKELTVSRNNKTSIEEIRRNQPEYLMISPGPCTPNEAGISLEAIRAFAGKLPIFGVCLGHQAIAQVFGGTVIQAENLMHGKTSLIHHDNKTIFRGLPNPFPATRYHSLIVEKHSLPDCLEVSAWTDAGEIMGLRHKELPIEAVQFHPESIMTTAGMELLSNFVELYKKGDA
- a CDS encoding anthranilate synthase component I family protein, which codes for MKKYKVYSRSISISYEQFYEQFIQMAQEAQYYTILESGRGGRYSIAAMNPIVTMIGKNNSLEVADIDGTTIIKGNPLHSVKRKMKEYEVESNHESPEFQGGAIGFISYDYIRYIEELPNLAADDLETPDVFFMLFDNWYVYDLQEKKLWLSNLYKDENITAVKDGVESAVKKFHERKDSTLQTIAPEKTEGQQVSIKDNEFQQSVRKIQDYIAQGDVFQVNLSVRQMTPLGVSALDVYNQLRILNPSPYMGYFHTPEFQLVSGSPELLVKKKDNEISTRPIAGTRSRGKDDQEDQKLADELIGSEKERAEHVMLVDLERNDLGRVSEYGSVEVNEFMAIEKYSHVMHIVSNVRGRLAPDCDEYDLIDSMFPGGTITGAPKIRTMEIIEELEPVRRGPYTGSLGWIGFNNDVELNIMIRTMLVKDNKAYVQAGAGIVIDSVPSNEYKESMKKARALWNAKELAEEK
- the cysK gene encoding cysteine synthase A; the encoded protein is MTRIANSVVDLIGQTPIVKLNRLTDESSADVYLKLEYMNPGSSVKDRIALAMIEAAEKSGDLKPDSTIIEPTSGNTGIGLAMVAAAKGYKSILVMPETMSLERRNLLRAYGAELVLTPGPEGMGGAIRKAEELAKENGYFLPQQFKNVSNPEVHRNTTGPEIIAAFGDDSVDAFIAGIGTGGTITGAGEVLKEKYNDIKIYAVEPTDSPVLSGGKPGPHKIQGIGAGFVPEILNSEVYDEIIQVTTEQAFDYARKAGKEEGILGGISSGAAIYAALKVAKELGKGKKVVAIIPSNGERYLSTALYQFDEE
- the hslO gene encoding Hsp33 family molecular chaperone HslO; the encoded protein is MSDYLVKALAFNDQVRAYAVKSTETVAEAQRRHYTWPTASAALGRTLSATAMLGAMLKGDQKLTVKVDGGGPIGAILADGNAKGEVRGYVTNPQTHFDLNENGKLDVRRAVGTEGTLSVVKDIGMRDYFTGQVPIVSGELGDDFTYYLVTSEQVPSSVGVGVLVNPDNSILAAGGFIIQLLPGTDDETITKIEQRLQQIPPISKLIQRGLTPEEILEEIFEKDNLKIIETMPISFTCTCSKERFTNAIISLGKAELEDMIATDEKAEAHCHFCNEKYLFTKEELEELLEEAK
- a CDS encoding type III pantothenate kinase, with translation MIFVFDIGNTNIVLGVYDGDKLTQHWRIETNRFKTEDEYGMIIKSLFDHVGLKFSDIDGIIISSVVPPIMFSLERMCQKYFNIKPLVVGPGTKTGLNIKYDNPKEVGADRIVNAVAAIHEYGSPLIVVDFGTATTFCYINEHKQYMGGAIAPGINIATEALYSKAAKLPRIEIARPDGVVGKNTVSAMQSGILYGYVGQVEGIVKRMKEQSKENPKVIATGGLANLISQESNAIDIVDPFLTLKGLQLIYKKNKESK
- the ftsH gene encoding ATP-dependent zinc metalloprotease FtsH; protein product: MNRIFRNTIFYLLIFLVIIGVVSFFNGNNEPTKQLSYTELIEHLEAGDVSSITQQPERGVLELRGQLDSYSKDEYFVSYVTNNETVQNRIDKAATEGSKIDVLPAQETSSWVTFFTSIIPFVIIFILFFFLLNQAQGGGSRVMNFGKSKAKLYNEEKKKVRFKDVAGADEEKQELVEVVEFLKDPRKFAELGARIPKGVLLNGPPGTGKTLLARAVAGEAGVPFFSISGSDFVEMFVGVGASRVRDLFETAKKNAPCIIFIDEIDAVGRQRGAGLGGGHDEREQTLNQLLVEMDGFGANEGIIIVAATNRPDILDPALLRPGRFDRQITVDRPDVTGREAVLRVHARNKPLDSSVDLKSIAMRTPGFSGADLENLLNEAALVAARSDKKKIDMEDMDEATDRVIAGPSKKSRVISKKERNIVAYHEAGHTIIGVVLDEADMVHKVTIVPRGQAGGYAVMLPKEDRFLMTKKELLDKITGLLGGRVAEDIVFGEVSTGAHNDFQRATNIARKMVTEYGMSEKLGPLQFGQAQGGQVFLGRDLNNEQNYSDAIAYDIDQEIQRIIKESYERAKTILTENREKLNLIAETLLEIETLDAEQINSLYKDGVLPDRSKKADSFTNDDVKVNINMKKEDEEPKED